In a genomic window of candidate division WOR-3 bacterium:
- the rsmG gene encoding 16S rRNA (guanine(527)-N(7))-methyltransferase RsmG, with translation MKNYLETINNKEIKEKIEKFVKILKEVNKRINLISKRDIEKIYEKHITESLFYLEILKGKKIVDIGSGAGFPGIVLAIVKKDFELYLIERNQKKSEFLRKVKRELNLLNVKIYNCDLKDFEEKNEFEFVSRGAGYIELLKILREKNLKGYFYPVLPEREEKFEYKTFINKWTGKKIKIGIIRI, from the coding sequence ATGAAAAACTATTTAGAAACAATTAATAATAAGGAAATTAAAGAAAAAATTGAAAAATTTGTAAAAATTTTAAAAGAAGTTAATAAAAGAATAAACCTTATAAGCAAAAGAGATATAGAAAAAATATATGAAAAACATATTACAGAATCACTTTTTTATTTAGAAATTTTAAAAGGAAAAAAAATTGTTGATATTGGTTCTGGAGCAGGTTTTCCAGGTATAGTCCTTGCTATTGTAAAAAAAGATTTTGAACTTTACTTAATTGAAAGAAACCAAAAAAAATCAGAATTTTTAAGAAAAGTTAAAAGAGAACTTAATCTTTTAAATGTAAAAATCTATAACTGTGATTTGAAAGATTTTGAGGAAAAAAATGAATTTGAATTTGTATCAAGAGGAGCAGGTTATATAGAGTTACTCAAGATTTTAAGAGAAAAAAATTTAAAAGGTTACTTTTATCCAGTTTTACCTGAAAGGGAAGAAAAATTTGAATATAAAACTTTCATAAATAAATGGACAGGAAAAAAAATAAAAATAGGAATTATTAGGATTTAA
- a CDS encoding XRE family transcriptional regulator — translation MDIIGKKIRELRENKGLTQKEFASLLGYKLLTVSRWERGERKPSFSDLKKLSDIFGISISYFLEEEKFLNLPLMGKVGAGKKEIYFDSAEKMKEIEFPLSILPERIKKRILKNKEKFFVLQVSSDSMEPLINEGDFVVIERGEYTPGDIVLVRIGSADYVLKRLVKRENDFFLVSENKKYGILKPDEETHIMGKVVFVLSLKFFD, via the coding sequence ATGGATATTATTGGGAAAAAAATAAGGGAATTGAGGGAAAATAAAGGTTTGACGCAGAAGGAGTTTGCTTCTTTGCTTGGTTATAAGTTGCTTACAGTTTCAAGGTGGGAGAGGGGAGAAAGGAAGCCCTCTTTTTCTGATTTAAAGAAGCTTTCGGATATATTTGGAATAAGTATTTCTTATTTTTTAGAGGAGGAAAAGTTTTTAAATTTGCCTTTAATGGGTAAGGTGGGTGCTGGTAAAAAAGAAATTTATTTTGATTCAGCAGAAAAGATGAAAGAAATTGAGTTTCCTTTGTCTATTTTACCTGAGCGTATAAAAAAAAGAATATTGAAAAATAAAGAAAAATTTTTTGTTCTTCAAGTAAGTTCTGATAGTATGGAGCCTTTGATAAATGAGGGTGATTTTGTTGTAATTGAAAGGGGTGAATATACTCCAGGAGATATTGTACTTGTGAGAATTGGTTCAGCAGATTATGTTTTGAAGAGATTAGTAAAAAGAGAAAATGATTTTTTTCTTGTTTCTGAAAACAAAAAGTATGGAATTTTAAAACCAGATGAGGAAACCCATATAATGGGGAAGGTAGTTTTTGTTTTGTCGTTGAAATTTTTTGATTAA
- a CDS encoding isoaspartyl peptidase/L-asparaginase family protein → MENYGIIVHGGAGKHRNKKEAIKGVKKACEKGFSILEKGGSAIDAVCAAVSEMEDNPYFNAGFGSVLTIRGTVELDASIMVGNTLKFGAVAGITGFKNPILIARRVMEKTPHLLLIGKGAEEFALLEGFKKTNLVSKERLDFYFKFLKNKKSFLRKEMTDILKWAKDKYEILVGDTVGACAVDSRGNIVSGTSTGGIFFKMEGRVGDTPCPGCGTYANSLCAVSATGIGEAIMRVVLSKFVCDRVEEGINVKEACIKGIEILEKNTGGRAGVIAITRDCEFGYFMNTENMPVAFASKKDKKIKVDGI, encoded by the coding sequence ATGGAAAATTATGGTATTATTGTTCATGGAGGGGCTGGAAAACACAGAAACAAAAAGGAAGCTATAAAGGGAGTAAAAAAAGCCTGTGAAAAGGGATTCAGTATTTTAGAAAAAGGTGGTTCCGCAATTGATGCAGTATGTGCTGCTGTTTCAGAAATGGAGGATAATCCTTATTTTAATGCTGGGTTTGGTTCAGTTTTAACAATAAGGGGAACAGTGGAACTGGATGCGTCAATAATGGTTGGAAATACCTTAAAATTCGGAGCAGTTGCAGGGATAACTGGATTTAAAAACCCTATTCTTATTGCAAGAAGAGTTATGGAAAAAACACCGCATCTTTTGCTTATTGGCAAAGGAGCAGAAGAGTTTGCCTTACTTGAAGGTTTTAAAAAGACAAATTTAGTCAGTAAAGAAAGGTTAGATTTTTACTTTAAATTTTTAAAAAATAAAAAAAGTTTTTTAAGAAAGGAAATGACGGATATTTTAAAATGGGCTAAGGATAAGTATGAGATTCTTGTGGGTGATACTGTCGGTGCTTGTGCTGTTGATAGCAGAGGTAATATTGTTTCAGGGACTTCAACAGGAGGTATTTTTTTTAAAATGGAGGGAAGGGTTGGAGATACTCCCTGTCCAGGATGCGGAACTTATGCTAATTCTTTATGTGCTGTTTCTGCAACCGGAATTGGTGAAGCAATAATGAGAGTTGTTCTTTCAAAATTTGTTTGTGATAGAGTGGAAGAAGGTATTAATGTCAAAGAAGCCTGTATAAAGGGTATTGAAATTCTTGAAAAAAATACTGGTGGAAGAGCAGGTGTTATTGCTATAACAAGGGATTG